Within Xanthomonas oryzae pv. oryzae, the genomic segment CTGGCTGGGCCCAAGGTGGCCGAAACCATGCAGTTCGGCGCGCACGGCACCACCTTCGGCGGCAACCCGCTGGCCGCGGCAGTGGCGCGCGTGGCGCTGCGCAAGCTGGCCTCGCCGCAGATTGCCGACAACGTGGCGCGGCAGTCGGCGGCGTTGCGCGCGGGCCTGGAAGCGCTCAATGCCGACTTCGATCTGTTTGCGCAGATTCGCGGACGTGGCTTGATGCTGGGTGCGGTACTGGCGCCGGCGCACGCGGGTCAGGCCGGGGCGATCCTCGACCTGGCGGCCAAGCATGGCTTGCTGCTGCTGCAGGCTGGCCCGGACGTACTGCGCTTTGTGCCGGCACTCAACCTGACCGATGCCGAGCTGGCGGATGGCCTGGCGTGTTTGCGTCTGGCGCTTGCCGAGTACGTTGCGCAGTCGTGATGATGGGAGCTGCCTGCGCGTCTTGTAGCCGGCGCTAAGCCGGTTAGCAGAGTGTTGGAGATGCGTGGTGTGTGGCGTGCATCTCACGCAATGTGCGTGGTCTTTGGACTGCCTGGGTGGGGCGGCTGTCTGCCGCCGTATCCTCACCCCCCCCCCCCGTTCCACGCCCCGGTCCGTGCTTGCGGCGCGGGTGCTCCAAGGCACGCACGCCGTGCCTTCTCGCCACCGTGGGAGAGGGGCGTTGTCTCATGCAAGTCCGTAGCGCTTCAGCACCCGCCGCAATGCGCGCGCGTCGCGCACGGTGTCGGCGTGCAGACCGGCCGTGCGTGCGCCGCGCACGTTGACGAACAAGTCGTCGACGAACAGCGTGTGCTCGGCGCGTTGCCCCAGTTGCGCCAGCGCGCGCCGATACACCTGCACCTCGGGTTTGCGGCCGCCGAGCGCGCCGCTGCAGAGCACGCGGTCCTGCAATAACGGAAACAACGACGGCACGATCTGCTCGATCGCGTCCACCATCAGCGTGCCGTTATTGGTGAGCACCGCCACAGCCGTGGTCGCCGAGACCGCCAGCACCTGTGCCACTGCCGAAGGATCGGCGCGGCATGCAGCAACGCGTGCCGCGATCCAGGTGGCGCGATCGATCGGGTGCCCCAGTTCTTCGCTCAACTGCGCCAGATACGTCTGCGTGTCGATCTGACCGGCATCGTAGGCGCGTTCCAGACCTTGCGCGAACACCACGTCATGCACCCGCTGCGGTGAGCAGCCCGCCGCCGCGGCAAGGGCGGCCATGCACCGTGGCCGCGCGGACTGCGCGAGCACACCGTCGAAATCGAGCAACAGCAGCGACGGTGGTGTAGGCGACATATGCGTGCTCGTACGGCGAAGCCGCAGCGTTGTCGATTCGGCACGGCATGGCAAGCACGCGACCTGCAATGCCACACCGCACAGGTAGGTGGCAGAAATACCGATTCAGAGTTTTGAATTCGGTCGCGACCTACCCACCTGCGCCGACCCCACCCGCCGTACCGCCGTTGCGGTGGAACTGCGCTGGTTATGGTCACTGCACGCCGCATCCGCGGTGTCAGCCGTCTCGGGGCAGCGCCCGGTCACTCAGCACGCCACACGTCTCCATGGGGGGACTGCATGCGAACGTGCCTGAATACCGATCATTTGTCGGCCTCGGTCGCCACCATCCTCACCACCGCCCGCTCGCGCCACGCGCGGGCGTCTTGTTGCTGGCCGGCGCACAGAGCTTGCCTGCCTTGGCATAGGAAGCACGCACGCTGGATGCGGTCAGCGTGGTGGGCACCAGGTCTATGCGCACGACCGCGTCCGTCTCGGTTGACGAGATCCAGGTGCAGGTGCCCGGGATGGCGCCGCAGCAGCTGTTGGCCAGCCTGCCCGGCGTGAAGCACACGCGACGCCTGCTCGACGACCGGCTCACGATGGAATTCGGCGCCAAGGGGCTGGATGTCAAACGCGACTACAACGGCATCGCCAATCTCGACGACTTCACTGTCGGCATGCGGCGCGCTGTCACCATCAAGAACAGCGATTGGTTCCAGCCGCAGGTCGGTGCCAGCTTCCAGCTTGCCGAAGGCGTGCAGGTATTCGCCAACGACGCGGAGAACTTCAGTTCCGCGCCGCGGCTGACCTTGACCTCGGGTGCATTCCATCCGGATATCGCGCCGGAAGAATCCACCCATATCGATATCGGCATCCGTGCCGAATCCACGCAGTGGAGCGGCTATATCGCCGCCTGCAAGATCGATGACGAAAACCGTATCATCGCGCTCACCGACCCAGCCCTGCTGGTGGTGGCGCCCACCGTCTACGCCAACGTCGGCGACGTGCAGACGTACGGGGCGGAAGTGTCCGGCATGTGGAAGCCGGCGCCCGGCTGGCGGCTGGGCACATCGCTGACCTGGAACAATTCCGAAATTCCAGGACAACTATTTCGGCCCGGTCAGCGGCAACCTGGTACAGGTGAAAGGCAACGCGGTGCCGGATGCGCCGAAGGTGATGTTCAGCGTCAACGGCGGTTGGGAAGGCGCGCATTTCTTCGCCAATTTCGACGCCAAATACACCGGCAAGCGCTACGGCGACACGTTCAAGACCGACCAGGTGGATGCCACCTTCATCGTCAACGGCAGCGTCGGGTATCAGGGCGAGGACAGTGGGTTGCTTGCCGGTGGTCGGCAGCAGTTGTCGGTCTACACCCTGTTCGACAAGCACGATACGATCGGTGCGGTGTTTCCCAACGAAAGCTCAGGCTCGTACCAGTTGATCGCACCGCGCCAGCTGTTCGCCAATCTGGCCGACACATTCTGAGGTGCAGCCGTGGCCGGCAAGGTTGCCGGCCGCACGCGTTCGTCCACGACATGCGGGGGAAGTGCGTTGATGCAAGGCAATCACACGGGAGCGATGACGCGGCGGCAATTGCTGACGCGCATCGGTATGACCGCCGGCGGCGCGATGATGTATCAGGCGATGAGCAGCCTGGGCATGGCGGCCGAATCCAATTTCAAAGGCCCGCTGCAACTGGATGGCGACCCCAAGGGGGCGTCGGTCTTGATTCTCGGTGCCGGGCTGGCCGGCATGAGCGCCGCCTTCGAGTTGCGCAAGGCCGGCTACCGCGTGCAGCTGCTTGAATACAACGACCGCCCCGACGGACGGAACTGGACGCTGCGCGGCGGCGACCGCTATACCGAGTTGGGCGGTGCCACGCAGCATTGCCGGTTCGACGAGGGCTTGTATCTCAACCCAGGGCCGTGGCGCATTCCGCACCACCACAAGGCGGTGCTGAGTTACTGCAAGCAATTCGGCGTGGCGCTGGAAGCCTTCAATCAGGTCAATTACAACGCGCTGCTGCATAGCCAAACAGGCTTCGGCAGCAAACCGCAGCGCTTTCGCGCCATCGATGCCGATTACAAGGACCATGTGTCCGAGTTGCTGGCCAAGTGCACGCAGCAACACGCCCTGGACGCGGCGGTCAGCCGTGAAGATCAGGAGCTGCTGCTGGAATCCCTGCGCACCTGGGGGGCGCTCGACCAGAAGTTCGGTTACGTCAAGGGCAAGAACAGCAGCGAGCGACGCGGTTTTGCGCGTTACCCCGGTGGTGGTTTGTCGGGCAAGCCGGAATTCTCCGATCCTTTCAGCGTGCAGGACGTGCTGCGCTCGCGCCTGTGGACGACGTTGGCAGCCGGCAACAACTATGAAAGGCAGACCACCATGTTCCAGCCGGTGGGCGGCATGGACCAGATCGGCAAGGCGTTCGCACGTCAACTTGGCGGTGCCATTACCTACAATGCCAACGTCACCAGGATCGATCAGGACGGCAGCGGCGTGCGCGTGTCCTTGCAGGATGCGGCACGTGGCGGCGAAGAGCGCATCGCCAGTGCGGACTGGTGCATCTGCACGAGTCCACTGTCGGTGCTCAGCCGCATTGCAGTCACCGCCAGCGATGCGATGGCCACAGCGATCGGCAAGGTGCCGTACGCGGCATCGGTCAAAGTGGGCCTGCAATTCAAGCGGCGTTTCTGGGAAGAAGACGAGGCGATCTACGGCGGCATCAGCTACACCGATCTGCCGATCTGCCGATCACCTTAGGGCCTGTTAACACATCCGAAGCCCATCAACGACCAGAACGAAGCTGAGGAAGCCAAGGAACATGACATCCAGCTTCTCGAAGCGCGTGAAAATCCGTCGGTAGCCCTTCAAGCGACGGAACAGCCTCTCCACTTCGTTGCGCCGCTTGTACATTTCCTTGTCGTACTCCCAAGGATCGACCCGATTGGACTTGGGTGGAACCACCGGCACGAAGCCAAGATCGAGCGCCAACTGGCGGGTTTCATTGCCTTCGTAAGCGCGATCCATCAGCAGATGAACCGGCCGCTCCACTGGCCCCAGGTGTTCAAGCAACGCGCGGCCTGCGGGTGCGTCAGGTGCGTTGCCAGGCGTCAATCCGAACGTGATGGCTGTTCGAGCATCTGCGGCAACCATATGAATTTTGGTGTTCCATCCGCCGCGCGATTTCCCGATGGATTGTGGGCCGTTTTTTTTAATGCGCCAGTGCCATCCGGATGCACCTTGATGCTGGTGGAGTCCAGCGAGACCGCTTCGATTTTGATGCGCACGATCTGGCAGGTCTGCAATTGGGCGAACATCCGGTCCAGCACACCGGACTTGGCCCAACGGTTAATGCGCGTGTACACCGTATGCCAGTTGCCAAAGCGCTCGGGCAGACCGCGCCATTTGCAGCCATGCTCTGCGACGTAAAGAAGGGCGTTGACTACCTGCAGGTTGGTCATGCTGACATTGCCGCGTTGCAAAGGTAGGCAATGCTCGATGAGTGCAAATTGTGCTGGCGTGATCTCCATGCCCAATAGTTTAATCGCTCGAGACATTAATGTTAACAGGCCCTAATCAGCTATCCCTGCACAAACT encodes:
- a CDS encoding IS5 family transposase (programmed frameshift), translating into MEITPAQFALIEHCLPLQRGNVSMTNLQVVNALLYVAEHGCKWRGLPERFGNWHTVYTRINRWAKSGVLDRMFAQLQTCQIVRIKIEAVSLDSTSIKVHPDGTGAFKKNGPQSIGKSRGGWNTKIHMVAADARTAITFGLTPGNAPDAPAGRALLEHLGPVERPVHLLMDRAYEGNETRQLALDLGFVPVVPPKSNRVDPWEYDKEMYKRRNEVERLFRRLKGYRRIFTRFEKLDVMFLGFLSFVLVVDGLRMC
- a CDS encoding HAD-IA family hydrolase translates to MSPTPPSLLLLDFDGVLAQSARPRCMAALAAAAGCSPQRVHDVVFAQGLERAYDAGQIDTQTYLAQLSEELGHPIDRATWIAARVAACRADPSAVAQVLAVSATTAVAVLTNNGTLMVDAIEQIVPSLFPLLQDRVLCSGALGGRKPEVQVYRRALAQLGQRAEHTLFVDDLFVNVRGARTAGLHADTVRDARALRRVLKRYGLA